The following coding sequences lie in one Panicum virgatum strain AP13 chromosome 6N, P.virgatum_v5, whole genome shotgun sequence genomic window:
- the LOC120678247 gene encoding polygalacturonase inhibitor 1-like, producing MDCNSSDRAALVKIKEQLGNPPELSSWLPATNCCAWDNTIVCSETGRVYLVALFRLNVTAPITSAYGDLPMLQTIQLDTMPGLYGPIPSSFAKLSHLELLDITGTQVSGPIPDFLVKTNLSALTITNRKLTEHIPQYLSKVLNSGLRAIVVYSGSYSGRFKTLYLSRLSNLRYIDLSSNMLSGTIPPGLLHGSFRFLILSNNMLTGQIPEDYAYGDIDTIDLSHNQLTGDPSFLFGTAKPMTKIDLSWNELEFDMTKVRFPYHLTYLDLSHNHIKGGVSKFLKDIKLGHFNVSYNDLCGKIPTGRFMIYHGADSYVHKCLCGTPLPPLQETRVANN from the exons ATGGACTGCAACAGCAGTGACCGAGCTGCCCTCGTAAAGATCAAGGAGCAGCTCGGCAACCCTCCCGAGCTATCTTCATGGCTCCCAGCCACGAACTGCTGTGCCTGGGACAACACCATTGTATGCTCCGAGACTGGACGCGTCTACCTCGTGGCCCTATTTCGACTCAATGTCACTGCTCCCATCACTTCAGCCTATGGTGACCTGCCAATGTTGCAGACCATTCAGCTTGACACCATGCCGGGCCTGTATGGTCCGATCCCCTCTTCCTTTgccaagctctcgcaccttgaGCTCCTTGATATCACTGGCACACAAGTCTCCGGGCCCATTCCAGACTTCCTAGTGAAAACCAACCTCAGTGCTCTGACCATCACAAACCGCAAGCTGACAGAGCATATTCCCCAGTACCTGAGCAAGGTtctaaatagcgggctaaggg CTATAGTGgtctatagcggaagctatagcggGAGATTTAAAACTTTGTACCTGAGTCGCCTCTCCAACCTCAGATACATAGACCTCAGCAGCAACATGCTCAGTGGAACTATACCTCCTGGATTGCTCCATGGAAGCTTCCGATTCCTCATCCTGTCCAATAACATGCTTACAGGACAGATCCCGGAGGATTATGCCTATGGAGACATCGACACCATTGATCTTTCACACAACCAGCTCACAGGTGACCCATCGTTCTTATTTGGTACCGCAAAGCCGATGACAAAGATTGATCTGTCATGGAATGAGCTTGAGTTCGACATGACGAAGGTCAGGTTTCCCTACCACCTGACCTATTTGGACCTCAGCCATAACCATATCAAAGGAGGGGTGTCCAAGTTCCTCAAGGATATAAAGCTTGGGCACTTCAATGTCAGCTACAATGATCTTTGCGGCAAGATACCAACTGGGCGGTTCATGATATACCATGGAGCAGATTCTTATGTTCACAAGTGCCTCTGTGGCACACCTTTACCCCCCCTGCAAGAAACGAGAGTAGCGAATAATTAG
- the LOC120677445 gene encoding potassium transporter 26-like, which produces MEHHAPPDDVIVQVSAAAVAAVDDRSSTSQIEEVDGGGDDDAKTIVGAGGLTRRTFSESYRMRHRNPMEFTPWQVALLAYQSLGVVYGDIGTSPLYTFSSFTLPDPDQDDLLGILSLILWTLTLISLVKYVFIVLHADDHGEGGTFALYSLLRQHVNFTGKRMPVPVTRLASDANLKFHSKKSSLQPRMLKFLEGSVIAQAVITYLVLIGTCMVMGDGALTPSISVLSAVQGIQSRSSKITQGHVVLLCVIILVLLFLYQRYGTSRVSFSFSPIMLVWFVLIASIGLYNMIKYYPPVLKAISPHYIYIFFAKNKRVGWEQLGTVVLCITGAEAMFADLGHFNKKSIQMAYSCLVYPSLILAYAGQAAFLIKNPSKLSTTFYSSIPEPLFWPMFIVATLSAVVASQALISASFSIIRQSIALGCFPRVTMNHTSKKYEGQVYSPEINYFLMIACILITVGFKGGPEIGQAYGVAVIWVMLITTHLITVVMVIIWQIHIALAGLFYAVYTVLEGLFTISLLYKIAQGGWVPFAITAFFLIITLSWTYGRSKKNEYETNNLMDSQEFIKTVAMSNRVPGICIFCTDLMNGIPPIVRHYVQHMGCLRELMMFVTVRYLPVTSVLPEERFLFDRLEPFGVYRCIVQYGYMDNQNMKDDEYVVSIIASLKEIAQNADEVAMMDSALANGSTFIFGRVILKMTDNHNCFKRFIINNLYRFLQKNFRSNLSSLKIAPSKTLQIGIQYEI; this is translated from the exons ATGGAGCACCACGCGCCGCCGGACGACGTCATCGTCCaggtgagcgccgccgcggtggccgcgGTGGACGACCGGAGCTCGACGAGCCAGATTGAggaggtcgacggcggcggcgacgacgatgcCAAGACgatcgtcggcgccggcggcctcacCCGCCGCACCTTCAGCGAGTCGTACAGGATGAGGCACCGCAACCCCATG GAGTTCACGCCGTGGCAGGTGGCGCTGCTGGCCTACCAGTCGCTGGGCGTGGTGTACGGCGACATCGGCACGTCGCCGCTCTACACCTTCTCGTCCTTCACCCTGCCGGACCCCGACCAGGACGACCTGCTCGGCATCCTCAGCCTCATCCTCTGGACGCTCACGCTCATCAGCCTCGTCAAGTACGTCTTCATCGTGCTCCACGCAGACGACCACGGGGAAG GTGGTACATTTGCCCTGTACTCGCTCCTGCGTCAGCATGTGAATTTCACCGGGAAAAGGATGCCAGTGCCGGTGACACGGTTGGCATCTGATGCCAACCTCAAGTTCCACAGCAAGAAGAGCAGCCTGCAACCGAGGATGCTCAAGTTCTTGGAAGGAAGTGTCATTGCGCAGGCGGTCATCACCTACCTTGTGCTGATTGGGACCTGCATGGTGATGGGTGATGGTGCCCTCACTCCGTCTATCTCAG TTCTATCAGCTGTTCAGGGAATCCAATCAAGATCTTCTAAAATTACACAAG GTCATGTTGTCCTCCTATGTGTGATTATCCTGGTGTTACTTTTTCTTTACCAACGATATGGCACGAGCAGAGTTAGCTTCAGTTTTTCCCCAATTATGCTTGTGTGGTTCGTGTTAATTGCATCGATTGGACTATACAATATGATCAAGTATTATCCCCCAGTTCTGAAAGCCATATCACCACACTACATATATATTTTCTTCGCGAAGAACAAAAGGGTTGGCTGGGAGCAACTTGGAACAGTTGTTTTGTGCATAACAG GTGCTGAAGCTATGTTTGCTGACTTGGGTCATTTCAACAAGAAATCAATCCAG ATGGCGTACTCATGCCTAGTTTATCCATCGTTGATCCTTGCATACGCTGGCCAGGCAGCATTTTTGATCAAGAACCCATCTAAGCTCAGCACAACATTTTATAGTAGCATACCGGAACCGCTGTTTTGGCCCATGTTTATTGTAGCTACTTTGTCTGCCGTGGTCGCAAGCCAGGCATTGATATCTGCCAGTTTCTCCATCATCAGGCAATCGATTGCTTTAGGTTGTTTTCCTAGAGTCACCATGAATCATACCTCTAAAAAATATGAAGGCCAAGTATACTCCCCAGAGATCAACTACTTCTTGATGATCGCTTGTATCTTAATTACTGTTGGTTTTAAGGGTGGGCCAGAGATTGGGCAAGCCTATG gtgtTGCAGTGATATGGGTTATGCTTATTACAACACATTTGATCACAGTGGTCATGGTTATAATATGGCAAATTCATATTGCATTAGCTGGATTATTTTATGCTGTCTACACTGTCCTTGAAGGTCTTTTCACGATATCACTTCTATACAAGATTGCACAAGGTGGTTGGGTCCCATTTGCGATAACTGCATTTTTCCTTATAATTACACTTTCTTGGACCTATGGGCGAAGCAAGAAGAATGAATATGAAACAAACAACTTGATGGATAGTCAGGAATTCATTAAAACAGTTGCTATGAGCAACAGAGTACCTGGAATATGTATCTTTTGTACAGACTTGATGAATGGCATTCCACCAATTGTGCGTCATTATGTTCAGCATATGGGTTGCCTCCGTGAACTGATGATGTTTGTCACTGTGAGGTATCTTCCTGTTACATCTGTACTTCCTGAAGAGCGCTTTCTCTTCGACAGATTGGAGCCTTTTGGAGTTTACAGGTGCATTGTGCAATATGGTTATATGGACAATCAGAATATGAAGGATGATGAGTATGTTGTATCAATCATTGCATCCCTGAAGGAAATAGCTCAAAATGCTGATGAGGTCGCAATGATGGATTCAGCATTGGCAAATGGATCAACCTTTATATTTGGAAGGGTCATTTTAAAGATGACTGACAATCACAACTGTTTCAAGCGCTTTATTATTAACAACCTTTACAGGTTCTTGCAAAAGAACTTTAGGTCCAACCTTTCCAGTCTAAAGATAGCTCCTAGTAAGACATTGCAGATTGGAATACAATACGAGATTTGA